One Ostreibacterium oceani genomic region harbors:
- a CDS encoding TetR/AcrR family transcriptional regulator — MNNDLSTSPASKTWSSKNQGSPAIWLQAAYELIIEQGVDAVKIMTLAKRLRMTRTSFYWHFADREALLQAIITRWEAQNTGNLIRQTQKPAGNICQAILNVFDCWLDDALFDAPLDLAIRNWARNDSALQARLDTADARRLAALAGLFTRFGYSALQAEVRSKTVLYTQIGYIYMQVLDAPDKRLAMIADYVQVFTGVAPSISEIEAFVARHS, encoded by the coding sequence ATGAATAATGATTTAAGCACAAGCCCCGCCTCAAAAACATGGTCGTCTAAAAATCAAGGCTCTCCTGCTATTTGGTTACAAGCGGCGTATGAATTAATTATTGAACAAGGGGTCGATGCGGTCAAAATTATGACCCTCGCGAAACGGCTACGCATGACGCGCACAAGTTTTTATTGGCATTTTGCCGACAGAGAGGCGCTGCTACAGGCGATAATTACACGCTGGGAAGCGCAAAACACAGGAAATTTAATTCGGCAAACACAAAAACCAGCAGGTAACATTTGCCAAGCGATACTTAACGTTTTTGATTGCTGGCTAGATGATGCGCTGTTTGATGCGCCGCTGGATTTGGCAATACGCAATTGGGCGCGTAACGATAGCGCACTACAAGCACGATTAGATACCGCCGATGCGCGACGATTAGCCGCATTAGCGGGGCTGTTTACACGGTTTGGTTATTCAGCGCTACAGGCCGAAGTCCGCAGTAAAACAGTACTTTATACACAAATTGGTTATATTTATATGCAGGTGCTCGATGCGCCAGATAAACGATTGGCGATGATAGCCGATTATGTGCAGGTGTTTACGGGCGTTGCACCGAGTATATCCGAAATAGAGGCATTTGTTGCACGTCATTCTTAG
- a CDS encoding NADH:flavin oxidoreductase: protein MSNDPLLQPYQLKHLTLKNRIMTTSHEPAYPEDGMPKARYAAYHAERAKAGIAMTMTAGSAAVSKDSPPVFNNILAYKDEVVPWIKQLTDACHEYDCAVMIQLTHLGRRTGWNKGDWLPSVSPGPHREPAHRAFPKLIEDWDIERIIDDYASAAERMQAGGMDGIEIQAYGHLMDQFWSPLTNRLDGSYGADSLDNRLRFTFDVLTEIRRRCGNEFIVGVRFTADETQPGGITETEGLAIAERFRDCGMVDFLNVIRGRIHTDPAMTDVIPVQGMKNAPHLDFAGRVKQTTNMPTFHAAKIPDIATARHAISAGLLDMVGMTRAHMADPHIVRKIIAGREDDIRPCVGATFCLDRIYQGGEALCIHNAATGRELTMPHDIPKTQQSKHIVIVGAGPAGLEAARVAGERGHRVTVFEAANEPGGQIRLTAQSPRRSEMRSIIDWRMAQCESFGVNFQFNTWAEATDITALNPDVVIIATGGMPNTELFEQHGDLSLVDTAWDILSGDVKPGNNVLVYDESGDHSGLQSAEMIAETGATVEIMTPDRTFAPDIMAMNLSPYMRALQDKAVTFTVTRRLLTVERHQEGQLRATIGTDYSDHTYEKTYDQIIVNYGTLPLADLYFDLKPLSKNQGAVDVNALLNGKPQTLVRHLAGQFQLFRIGDAVSARNTHAAIYDALRLVKDI from the coding sequence ATGTCTAACGATCCATTATTACAACCTTATCAACTCAAGCACCTCACGCTAAAAAATCGTATCATGACGACCAGTCATGAACCCGCTTATCCCGAAGATGGCATGCCCAAGGCGCGTTATGCCGCCTATCACGCCGAGCGTGCCAAAGCAGGCATCGCCATGACGATGACCGCAGGTTCAGCGGCTGTCAGTAAAGACAGTCCACCCGTTTTTAACAATATTTTGGCGTACAAAGACGAAGTCGTGCCTTGGATAAAGCAACTCACCGACGCGTGCCACGAATACGATTGCGCGGTCATGATACAGCTGACGCATTTAGGTCGCCGCACGGGCTGGAACAAAGGCGATTGGCTACCATCCGTATCGCCCGGCCCGCATCGCGAACCTGCCCACCGTGCCTTTCCTAAACTCATCGAAGACTGGGACATCGAGCGTATTATCGATGACTACGCCAGTGCCGCAGAACGCATGCAAGCAGGCGGTATGGACGGTATCGAAATTCAAGCCTACGGCCATTTAATGGATCAGTTTTGGTCGCCGCTAACCAATCGGCTAGACGGTTCCTATGGCGCCGATTCATTAGACAATCGTTTGCGGTTTACCTTTGATGTGCTGACCGAAATTCGTCGCCGTTGCGGCAATGAATTCATTGTCGGGGTAAGGTTCACCGCCGATGAAACCCAACCTGGCGGCATCACAGAGACAGAAGGCCTCGCCATTGCTGAGCGTTTTCGTGATTGTGGCATGGTGGATTTTTTAAATGTCATTCGTGGACGAATTCATACCGACCCTGCCATGACAGACGTTATTCCTGTGCAGGGCATGAAAAACGCACCGCACTTGGATTTTGCTGGACGTGTCAAACAAACCACGAATATGCCAACGTTTCATGCAGCAAAAATCCCTGATATCGCTACCGCTCGCCATGCCATTTCTGCGGGATTACTCGACATGGTAGGCATGACGCGCGCACACATGGCAGATCCACATATTGTGCGCAAAATCATCGCAGGACGCGAAGACGATATTCGTCCGTGTGTCGGTGCGACATTTTGCCTAGACCGCATTTACCAAGGTGGTGAAGCCCTATGTATCCACAATGCCGCCACAGGTCGCGAATTAACGATGCCGCATGACATCCCCAAAACCCAACAAAGCAAACACATTGTCATTGTCGGTGCTGGCCCTGCAGGGCTAGAGGCGGCACGAGTTGCTGGCGAACGCGGTCATCGTGTCACTGTCTTTGAAGCAGCGAATGAACCGGGCGGACAAATTCGCCTCACCGCGCAATCACCACGACGCAGCGAAATGCGCTCGATTATTGACTGGCGCATGGCACAATGCGAATCCTTTGGCGTGAATTTTCAGTTTAACACGTGGGCAGAAGCCACTGATATTACCGCGCTAAACCCTGATGTGGTGATTATTGCCACAGGCGGCATGCCTAATACGGAATTATTTGAACAACATGGCGATTTATCACTGGTTGACACGGCGTGGGATATCCTGTCAGGCGATGTAAAACCGGGCAATAATGTCCTCGTCTATGACGAAAGCGGTGACCACTCAGGTCTACAATCGGCAGAAATGATTGCAGAGACTGGCGCTACCGTAGAAATCATGACGCCAGACCGCACTTTTGCACCCGATATTATGGCCATGAATTTATCGCCCTACATGCGTGCCTTACAAGACAAAGCCGTAACCTTTACCGTCACACGCCGATTGCTTACCGTCGAACGTCACCAAGAAGGGCAGCTTCGCGCAACCATTGGCACAGATTACAGCGACCACACCTATGAAAAAACCTACGACCAAATCATCGTCAATTACGGCACTTTGCCGCTCGCGGATTTGTATTTTGACCTCAAACCACTGTCAAAAAACCAAGGCGCAGTCGATGTCAATGCCCTGCTAAATGGTAAGCCGCAGACCTTGGTTCGCCATTTAGCAGGACAATTCCAGCTATTTAGAATTGGCGATGCGGTCAGTGCGCGTAATACGCACGCTGCCATTTATGATGCTCTGCGCCTAGTCAAGGATATTTAA
- a CDS encoding Fic family protein, which translates to MTKTEAISDVKKILSDLVYNMTSHEGNPITLSEVRKLLGGGEIDGHDVSDEQQVFRIKNGWEEMIRLVENNQFQPNKKTICYLHNIYAKEEALTWGEFRTRIVTIRGTEHMPPDADSLDILFDEMIDNYHHAIDKDDASYDVFLSCAMNQYFNDGNKRAGQFLMNGARLSLGLPAITIPAKRNSEYNQKMVQFYDSQDRTEMKTFLQSCRINAPVVD; encoded by the coding sequence ATGACGAAAACGGAAGCAATCTCTGATGTAAAAAAAATACTGTCTGATTTGGTTTATAATATGACCAGTCACGAGGGCAATCCAATCACATTGTCCGAAGTAAGAAAATTGCTTGGTGGGGGAGAGATTGACGGGCATGACGTCAGTGATGAACAGCAGGTTTTTCGCATTAAAAACGGCTGGGAAGAAATGATTCGATTGGTTGAAAATAATCAGTTTCAACCTAACAAAAAAACCATCTGTTACTTGCATAACATTTACGCGAAAGAGGAAGCCTTGACATGGGGCGAATTTCGCACGCGAATCGTCACGATACGCGGTACAGAACATATGCCGCCTGATGCGGATAGTCTCGATATATTGTTCGATGAAATGATTGATAATTATCACCATGCCATAGATAAAGACGATGCCAGCTACGACGTGTTTTTAAGCTGTGCGATGAATCAATATTTTAACGATGGCAATAAACGCGCTGGTCAGTTTTTGATGAACGGTGCGCGTTTATCGCTTGGTCTGCCCGCGATTACGATTCCCGCTAAACGGAACTCGGAGTACAACCAAAAAATGGTTCAGTTTTATGACTCACAAGACCGCACAGAAATGAAGACTTTTTTACAGTCTTGTCGGATTAATGCCCCAGTAGTTGACTAA
- a CDS encoding mandelate racemase/muconate lactonizing enzyme family protein has protein sequence MKITRIKVTHVNVPFDKPFWWTGGLYPGASKSIIEVETDQGLVGLGEAPWWHFGEIIKTDIVPALIGANPLDIADCESRCVPPYQITANTGENAASVAFGAVEIALWDIKGKAYNTPLYQLLGGAVRKKIAFSEYFSFRPDHNGLKGETTPEAVVEYCLKMREEHGASIFEGKLILGDPELEIKTVKLLREALGNKAQIKLDSNMQWSLPTARYILREIEPYHIRNYEDPVATFEEMAQLRQHSTIPFSTHVPDLRRAVALGAPDYFVCNFAALGGISKTLKFIAACEAMGKGFWCYSNDLGIMTAAYLHVSAATAHISEASQSLFRWQIGDVIENGPFRQKNDVIDVPEGHGLGMTLDADAMRHWHNHFKTHGPMRHFDHPNNPGRYQRLPLH, from the coding sequence ATGAAAATCACCCGCATCAAAGTCACCCATGTTAATGTGCCATTTGATAAACCCTTTTGGTGGACTGGCGGGCTTTATCCTGGCGCGTCTAAATCCATCATTGAGGTCGAGACCGATCAAGGCCTTGTCGGACTAGGTGAGGCACCGTGGTGGCATTTTGGTGAAATCATCAAAACTGACATTGTGCCTGCACTCATCGGTGCCAATCCATTGGATATTGCCGATTGTGAAAGTCGCTGTGTGCCACCCTATCAAATCACCGCCAATACTGGCGAAAATGCGGCCAGCGTTGCCTTTGGCGCTGTCGAGATTGCGCTCTGGGATATCAAGGGCAAAGCCTATAACACACCGCTTTATCAGCTGCTTGGCGGCGCTGTACGCAAAAAAATCGCCTTCTCAGAATATTTTTCCTTTCGCCCTGACCATAACGGACTAAAAGGGGAAACGACGCCCGAAGCCGTTGTCGAATACTGCCTCAAAATGCGAGAAGAACACGGTGCTTCTATTTTTGAAGGAAAACTCATCTTAGGCGACCCCGAATTAGAAATAAAAACAGTAAAGCTACTGCGCGAAGCCCTTGGCAATAAAGCACAGATTAAACTGGACAGCAACATGCAGTGGTCGTTACCAACCGCCCGTTATATCCTCCGTGAAATCGAGCCTTATCATATTCGCAACTACGAAGACCCCGTTGCGACTTTTGAAGAAATGGCGCAACTACGCCAGCATTCAACCATCCCATTTTCAACGCATGTCCCTGATTTACGCCGTGCCGTTGCGCTCGGCGCACCCGATTATTTCGTGTGTAATTTTGCCGCCTTGGGTGGTATTTCAAAAACCCTAAAATTTATCGCCGCTTGCGAAGCCATGGGCAAGGGTTTTTGGTGTTACTCAAACGACTTAGGCATTATGACTGCCGCCTATTTGCACGTCTCAGCCGCCACTGCACATATTAGCGAAGCATCGCAATCGCTCTTTCGTTGGCAGATTGGTGATGTCATTGAAAATGGGCCTTTTCGACAAAAAAACGATGTCATTGACGTTCCCGAGGGGCACGGTCTGGGTATGACACTTGACGCAGATGCAATGCGTCACTGGCACAATCATTTCAAAACACATGGTCCAATGCGCCATTTTGATCACCCTAATAATCCAGGACGCTATCAACGCCTGCCGCTTCACTAG
- a CDS encoding DEAD/DEAH box helicase: MNSTVNNTINNTSNNANNNANNNAPSAPTVQFADLGLAAPILRAIKDTGYDTPTPIQTKAIPLVLNGGDLLAGAQTGTGKTAGFTLPILQRLTQTRPTNIRAGRPRCLMLTPTRELAAQIKESVDTYSKYLELRSMVVFGGVNINPQINQLQRPIDILVATPGRLLDLHQQGEVDLLGIEILVLDEADRMLDMGFIHDIKKILALLPKSRQNLLFSATFSNEIKKLADRLLNQPDFIEVARRNTASEMVEQSVYRVRQGHKRDVLSHLINQHNWYQVLVFTRTKHGANRLAEKLVKDGISALAIHGNKSQSARTKALSEFKTGNTRVLVATDIAARGLDIDQLPQVVNFELPNIPEDYVHRIGRTGRAGASGGAISLVDQDELKYLKDIEKLIKRTIPTLTLDGFIPPTTIEPEPDRPARRGNHRSTATHNARNKPAQGQRRPQSQRKPNGQSR, from the coding sequence ATGAATTCTACAGTAAATAATACAATCAACAATACAAGTAATAACGCAAACAATAATGCAAACAATAATGCCCCTTCAGCGCCCACAGTCCAATTTGCTGATTTAGGCCTGGCAGCGCCAATTTTACGCGCGATCAAGGACACAGGTTATGACACACCGACACCGATTCAGACCAAAGCCATTCCATTGGTATTAAACGGTGGCGATTTGCTTGCTGGGGCGCAGACAGGGACGGGCAAGACGGCGGGCTTTACCTTGCCCATTTTGCAACGCCTAACTCAAACGCGCCCGACTAACATTCGCGCTGGGCGACCGCGTTGCCTGATGCTCACACCGACACGCGAGTTAGCCGCACAAATCAAAGAATCAGTCGATACCTATAGCAAATACCTTGAATTACGGTCAATGGTCGTGTTTGGTGGCGTTAATATTAACCCACAGATTAACCAGTTACAACGCCCAATTGATATCTTGGTCGCGACGCCAGGACGCTTGTTGGATTTACACCAACAGGGCGAAGTCGATTTATTAGGTATTGAAATTTTGGTTTTGGATGAGGCTGATCGCATGCTCGATATGGGCTTTATCCACGATATTAAAAAAATCCTCGCGTTGCTACCTAAATCGCGGCAAAATTTGCTCTTTTCGGCGACATTTTCAAACGAGATTAAAAAACTCGCTGATCGGTTGTTGAATCAGCCTGATTTTATCGAAGTCGCTAGACGTAATACCGCGTCTGAAATGGTCGAGCAATCGGTGTATCGCGTGCGGCAAGGACACAAGCGTGATGTCTTGAGCCACTTGATTAATCAGCATAATTGGTATCAAGTGCTTGTTTTTACTCGTACCAAACACGGTGCCAATCGATTGGCAGAAAAACTCGTCAAAGATGGTATTAGCGCGCTAGCCATTCACGGCAACAAAAGCCAAAGCGCACGCACCAAAGCCCTGTCAGAATTTAAAACAGGCAATACGCGTGTACTCGTTGCGACTGATATTGCCGCGCGGGGGTTGGATATTGACCAACTGCCACAAGTGGTCAATTTTGAGTTACCCAATATCCCCGAAGATTACGTGCACCGCATCGGGCGAACAGGCCGTGCAGGCGCTTCGGGTGGGGCAATTTCATTGGTCGATCAGGATGAATTGAAATACTTAAAAGACATTGAAAAACTCATCAAACGCACGATTCCTACCTTGACGCTTGACGGCTTTATTCCGCCGACAACCATCGAGCCAGAGCCCGATAGACCTGCGCGGCGAGGCAATCACCGATCTACCGCAACGCATAACGCTAGAAACAAACCCGCCCAAGGGCAACGACGCCCCCAAAGCCAGAGAAAACCCAACGGACAGTCGCGCTAG
- a CDS encoding VOC family protein has protein sequence MKLGYTIIYVPQVDASLAFFETAFGFSRRFLHESGDYGELETGETTLAFASHELGQMNFAAGFVAASESSQPLGFEVALVTTAVEEAHTKALAHGAVEIKAPESKPWGQMVSYVRCPDGTLVEICSPVSSQD, from the coding sequence ATGAAATTAGGTTACACAATTATCTACGTGCCGCAAGTCGATGCGTCGCTGGCATTTTTTGAGACGGCATTTGGGTTTTCTCGACGATTTTTACATGAGTCGGGTGATTATGGTGAGCTTGAGACGGGTGAGACAACGCTTGCGTTTGCTTCGCACGAATTGGGGCAGATGAATTTTGCAGCAGGCTTTGTCGCAGCCAGTGAATCTAGTCAGCCGCTTGGGTTTGAAGTGGCGCTGGTCACAACAGCCGTTGAGGAGGCGCATACCAAGGCGCTAGCGCACGGTGCGGTTGAAATAAAGGCGCCAGAATCAAAACCATGGGGCCAGATGGTTTCTTATGTGCGCTGTCCGGATGGGACGCTGGTTGAGATTTGTTCGCCTGTTTCGAGTCAGGACTAG
- a CDS encoding ABC transporter ATP-binding protein — MNTISSERASPHKASSDKTSSHNPPPICEVSELALVRGNRLLFQGMNFILSRGEALHICGRNGSGKTSLFKMIMGLLPPNKGLIRIAGQSPQQFLANNPASIAYLGHQTPIKREFTVAENIRLNTQLFANWRPSQTQIDVALDAVGLQSFADTLAGKLSAGQQRRILLSRLWLSPLESAAQSSSQSSSQSQSQSQSQSQSQSQSQSQSQSQSQSQSQSQSQSQSQSQSQSQSQSQSQDIKQPPPQLWLLDEPLAALDTNGVDALLAQIARLAASGHSFILTSHQSIRLECALQTLTIGKAHK, encoded by the coding sequence ATGAATACGATAAGCTCAGAAAGGGCATCACCGCACAAGGCGTCATCGGACAAGACGTCATCGCACAACCCCCCGCCGATTTGCGAAGTGAGCGAGCTGGCGTTGGTGCGTGGCAATCGGTTGTTGTTTCAAGGCATGAATTTTATCTTATCGCGCGGTGAAGCGTTGCATATCTGCGGACGAAATGGTAGCGGAAAAACAAGTTTATTTAAAATGATAATGGGGTTATTGCCGCCTAACAAAGGACTCATTCGAATTGCAGGTCAGTCGCCCCAACAGTTTTTGGCAAACAATCCAGCAAGTATTGCGTATTTAGGGCATCAAACGCCCATTAAGCGTGAGTTTACCGTGGCAGAAAATATCCGCTTGAATACCCAACTATTTGCCAATTGGCGACCTAGCCAAACGCAAATTGATGTGGCCTTGGATGCAGTTGGGTTACAATCATTTGCTGATACGCTAGCGGGTAAGCTTTCTGCGGGTCAGCAGCGACGAATTTTGTTATCTAGATTGTGGTTATCACCACTGGAATCAGCGGCGCAATCCTCATCGCAATCCTCATCGCAATCACAATCACAATCACAATCACAATCACAATCACAATCACAATCACAATCACAATCACAATCACAATCACAATCACAATCACAATCACAATCACAATCACAATCACAATCACAATCACAATCACAATCACAATCACAATCACAAGACATAAAACAACCGCCTCCCCAGCTCTGGCTGCTTGATGAGCCCTTGGCGGCACTAGATACCAACGGTGTCGATGCATTACTGGCGCAAATTGCACGATTGGCTGCTAGCGGGCATAGTTTTATTCTGACATCTCACCAGTCGATTCGTTTGGAGTGCGCGTTACAAACGCTCACGATAGGCAAAGCACATAAATGA
- a CDS encoding trimethylamine methyltransferase family protein yields MNNATNSAKSTPRKTRRGSRSHDKRTGAPGQNPHLEVPYIQRKIRTYDLLDETSLEKIEQTADRILAEIGIEFRDDPETVELFRKAGGQVTETKPDCWRIKFPPGMIRECLKTAPAQFTQHARNPKNNVVIGGDAMVFAPSYGSPFVMDLDNGRRYGTITDFQNLIKLGQSSPWLHHSGGTICEPTDIPVNKRHLDMVYAHIKYSDRGFLGSITAPERAEDSITMCRILFGTDFVDKHCVVMGNFNVTSPLVLDGVTTQGIRTYAAANQGSIHVPFLLGGAVSPLTMPGALAQCLAESMTACAITQLTRPGAPVVLGCFLSSLAMRSGSPTFGTPEPALASLVMGQLARRLNIPLRCAGNFSTSKLPDAQAMQQSMMSMMSAVQGGANFILHSAGFLDGLLSMSYEKFVMDTDLCGMLHSYCQGFEVNDDTLAFEALAELGPGQHLFSTAHTMRHYQTAYYDSALDDNQPWEHWTEQGGIDMATRANQRWKQLLADYEAPPIDATIDAELQAFIQDKKDHTPDLWH; encoded by the coding sequence ATGAATAACGCTACCAATTCTGCCAAATCAACACCAAGAAAAACTCGCCGTGGCAGTCGCTCTCACGACAAACGCACTGGCGCACCAGGGCAAAACCCACACTTAGAAGTCCCGTACATCCAACGAAAAATTCGCACCTATGACTTACTCGATGAGACCAGTTTGGAAAAAATCGAACAAACCGCCGACCGTATTTTGGCGGAAATTGGCATTGAATTTCGTGATGACCCAGAAACCGTTGAATTATTTCGCAAAGCAGGCGGTCAAGTCACTGAAACCAAACCAGACTGTTGGCGCATTAAGTTTCCACCTGGAATGATTCGTGAGTGTTTAAAGACAGCACCCGCCCAATTTACTCAGCATGCAAGAAACCCAAAAAATAACGTGGTCATTGGTGGCGATGCCATGGTCTTTGCACCATCTTATGGCTCGCCTTTTGTCATGGATTTAGACAACGGTCGGCGCTATGGCACAATTACCGACTTTCAAAACTTAATCAAACTTGGCCAATCATCGCCGTGGTTGCACCATTCTGGCGGGACGATTTGCGAGCCGACTGATATCCCTGTCAACAAACGCCACCTTGATATGGTTTATGCGCATATCAAATACTCTGACCGCGGTTTTTTAGGCTCTATCACGGCACCCGAACGCGCTGAAGACAGCATTACCATGTGTCGTATTTTATTTGGCACAGATTTTGTTGATAAGCACTGTGTGGTTATGGGGAATTTTAACGTCACCTCGCCGTTGGTGCTCGATGGTGTGACGACACAAGGTATTCGTACCTATGCTGCGGCTAACCAAGGCTCTATCCATGTACCTTTTTTATTAGGCGGCGCCGTATCACCGCTGACAATGCCCGGCGCACTCGCACAGTGCTTGGCTGAGAGCATGACGGCCTGCGCAATTACCCAGCTCACACGCCCTGGCGCACCCGTTGTTTTAGGTTGCTTTTTAAGTTCATTGGCAATGCGGTCTGGCTCGCCAACCTTTGGCACACCAGAGCCTGCACTAGCATCCTTGGTCATGGGGCAACTAGCCAGACGGCTAAATATTCCACTACGATGCGCAGGGAATTTCTCGACCTCAAAACTCCCCGATGCACAAGCAATGCAGCAAAGCATGATGTCAATGATGTCAGCCGTCCAAGGCGGTGCTAATTTTATCCTACACAGCGCAGGATTTTTAGATGGACTCCTATCGATGTCGTATGAAAAATTTGTCATGGATACGGACTTGTGTGGCATGCTGCACAGCTATTGCCAAGGGTTTGAAGTCAACGACGACACATTAGCATTTGAGGCGCTGGCTGAGCTTGGCCCTGGGCAGCATTTGTTCTCAACCGCTCACACCATGCGCCATTATCAAACGGCTTATTACGACAGCGCACTCGATGACAATCAGCCCTGGGAACATTGGACTGAGCAAGGCGGTATCGATATGGCAACCCGCGCCAACCAACGTTGGAAACAACTGTTGGCCGACTACGAAGCACCGCCAATAGATGCCACAATCGACGCCGAACTACAGGCATTTATCCAAGACAAAAAAGACCATACGCCAGACTTATGGCATTGA
- the ccmB gene encoding heme exporter protein CcmB yields the protein MIKALLYREWLLAVRKLPVLLQPVSFLLILITIFPIAVGAETTLLQQIAPGVIWVGVLLSVLLSSEHFYQADYQDGTIAQWYLAGNDRLLLSVLAKLLVQSALQIIPVLLLLPILSLFYTLPVMTSVLIGLTILLGGPCLVLLAMLGAAITVAVPRAGLLLIVIILPLYFPVIIFAISAMRHYSDGFSPVSDFALLGALLLFKLTLMPFAIVAALKTALSES from the coding sequence GTGATAAAGGCACTGCTTTATCGGGAGTGGTTACTTGCGGTGCGAAAGTTGCCCGTATTGTTGCAGCCTGTCAGTTTTTTGTTGATTCTCATTACGATTTTCCCGATTGCGGTGGGTGCTGAGACCACGCTATTGCAACAAATTGCACCCGGTGTTATTTGGGTCGGCGTGCTGCTATCGGTATTGCTTTCTAGCGAACATTTTTACCAAGCCGATTACCAAGACGGTACCATCGCGCAGTGGTATTTGGCAGGTAATGACCGACTATTACTCAGTGTATTGGCTAAACTACTGGTGCAAAGCGCGTTGCAAATCATCCCCGTGTTATTGCTATTACCGATACTGAGTTTATTTTACACACTGCCTGTGATGACCAGCGTATTGATTGGTTTGACCATTCTTTTGGGTGGGCCGTGTTTGGTTTTGTTGGCAATGCTTGGGGCAGCGATTACCGTCGCCGTGCCGCGCGCTGGGCTACTGTTGATTGTGATTATTTTGCCTTTGTACTTTCCTGTGATTATTTTCGCGATATCGGCGATGCGTCATTATAGCGATGGTTTTAGCCCCGTGTCTGATTTTGCCCTGTTGGGTGCTTTGTTATTATTTAAGTTAACCCTGATGCCATTTGCCATTGTCGCGGCACTAAAAACCGCACTATCTGAAAGTTAG
- the rpmA gene encoding 50S ribosomal protein L27, translating to MAHKKAGGSTRNGRDSQSKRLGVKAFGGEIVSAGSIIVRQRGTRFHAGDNTGLGKDHTIFAKVDGRVSFAVKGPNNRKYVMIEALEA from the coding sequence ATGGCACATAAAAAAGCAGGCGGTAGTACCCGTAACGGTCGCGATTCCCAATCAAAACGTCTTGGCGTCAAAGCCTTTGGCGGCGAAATCGTCTCAGCAGGCAGCATTATCGTGCGCCAACGTGGCACACGTTTTCATGCCGGTGATAACACTGGTCTTGGCAAAGACCACACCATCTTCGCCAAAGTTGATGGTCGCGTTAGCTTTGCCGTCAAAGGACCTAACAATAGAAAATATGTAATGATTGAGGCGTTAGAGGCATAG
- a CDS encoding DVUA0089 family protein: MKKHIAVIFLSSLLTQLSLAADFSFRGQLSNDDEFLLFNFAVDETSDVTLITHSYAGGVNSRGEIIPQGGFDPILSLFDSAGVLIDNNDDGSCSEVPVDSVTGECYDTFLTARLDPGEYTVSITQYDNFPRGENLSDGFLGANTTGFVDVTGNTRTSSWAFDVLNVRSANNDTTNFVSNPTGVWYEPERPGDGFNFVKTNAGLFFYFYGYKASNASEPLWLLSGAGPKNIRKGTSYTMDVFSSYANNGGRFGAPPVASDNGISPWGTATVTFNDCNTAQVTLTGTDGTASFNLDRLASVEGLRCSD; this comes from the coding sequence ATGAAAAAACATATTGCAGTTATATTTTTATCATCGCTATTAACTCAGCTTAGTTTGGCTGCGGACTTTTCTTTTCGTGGACAGTTGAGCAACGATGATGAATTTTTGTTATTTAATTTTGCTGTGGATGAAACGAGCGATGTAACGTTAATTACGCATTCTTATGCAGGCGGTGTTAATAGTCGCGGGGAAATTATCCCACAAGGCGGTTTCGATCCAATTTTAAGTTTGTTTGATTCAGCAGGTGTTCTAATTGATAATAATGATGATGGGTCGTGCAGCGAAGTCCCAGTGGATTCTGTGACAGGAGAATGTTACGACACTTTTTTAACAGCTCGTCTTGACCCAGGTGAGTATACTGTATCTATCACGCAGTATGATAATTTCCCAAGAGGTGAGAATTTATCTGATGGCTTCCTAGGTGCAAATACAACAGGTTTTGTTGATGTGACAGGAAACACCAGAACCAGTTCGTGGGCCTTTGATGTTTTAAATGTAAGATCAGCCAACAACGATACCACTAATTTTGTATCAAATCCGACAGGAGTATGGTACGAACCTGAAAGGCCAGGTGATGGGTTTAATTTTGTCAAAACTAATGCAGGTTTATTTTTCTATTTCTACGGTTACAAAGCGAGTAATGCTTCTGAACCACTGTGGCTGCTATCAGGTGCAGGACCTAAAAATATCAGAAAAGGAACTAGCTATACTATGGATGTGTTTTCATCCTATGCGAATAATGGCGGTAGATTCGGCGCGCCACCTGTTGCCAGCGATAATGGCATAAGTCCTTGGGGCACCGCGACAGTCACATTTAATGATTGTAACACAGCTCAAGTCACATTGACTGGCACAGATGGAACTGCTAGCTTTAATTTGGATCGTTTGGCATCTGTAGAAGGGCTGAGATGTTCTGACTAA